The following proteins come from a genomic window of Legionella cherrii:
- a CDS encoding response regulator, with the protein MRVLIIEDNAFNAFCLSRLLESVIASVSIDVVSNSQDALSCIDTHVPDLVIIDGELNLIDELSTHGPQLAAVILQKYPHLPIIAWSDSEFMRSAFAKVFIQSNRLVNEYNTWTKTVNPECIQKPGLFILMTQSMKSNPHTLIILVQKDNPIIILIASNPIRSSY; encoded by the coding sequence ATGCGTGTATTAATTATTGAAGACAATGCCTTTAATGCATTTTGTTTGTCTCGACTCTTAGAGTCAGTAATTGCATCGGTATCAATAGATGTTGTGAGTAATAGTCAAGACGCATTGTCTTGTATAGATACCCATGTGCCCGATCTCGTTATCATTGATGGTGAGTTGAATTTGATTGATGAGTTATCGACTCATGGTCCCCAACTTGCAGCCGTTATTTTGCAAAAATATCCTCATCTTCCCATAATTGCTTGGTCAGATTCGGAGTTTATGCGTAGTGCTTTCGCCAAGGTTTTTATTCAATCGAATCGTTTAGTTAACGAATACAATACCTGGACAAAAACAGTCAACCCAGAGTGCATTCAAAAACCTGGTCTTTTTATTTTGATGACGCAGTCAATGAAAAGCAACCCACATACTCTCATCATACTCGTACAAAAAGACAATCCAATTATCATCTTGATTGCATCTAACCCGATACGCAGCTCGTATTAG
- a CDS encoding transporter substrate-binding domain-containing protein produces the protein MKLLRHTLFFITLMSNTLAYSDTIVVGVSKAAPPFSAVAGGGHYFGFCIDLMNELCKRLNETCEYKPITMRNQMDMLNSGDIDITFPPAPIPQTPSQDYIYSLPYMTSNGQFLTMSPDIKTLDDIKNKKIGTVQESHLRDTLLLYTSQDNIKEYPKISLMIMALLNHDVDAIIMNVNIFKYLTINKVINFQTVGPPIVLGNGYGLITLPKNAALIDRINKVLLQIENDGTYEAIYNKYFGSNL, from the coding sequence ATGAAGCTGCTTCGGCATACCCTGTTTTTTATTACATTAATGAGCAATACACTTGCTTACAGTGATACCATTGTCGTTGGTGTTTCTAAAGCAGCGCCTCCTTTTTCTGCAGTGGCTGGCGGCGGTCATTATTTTGGCTTTTGTATCGATCTTATGAATGAACTATGCAAACGTCTTAATGAAACCTGTGAATATAAACCTATAACCATGAGAAACCAGATGGATATGTTGAACTCAGGTGACATAGACATTACCTTTCCCCCCGCTCCCATTCCGCAAACACCATCGCAAGATTACATTTACAGTTTGCCTTATATGACCAGCAACGGTCAATTTTTAACCATGTCCCCGGACATAAAAACCCTTGACGACATTAAAAACAAAAAAATAGGCACGGTACAAGAAAGCCACCTTCGCGACACGCTTTTACTTTATACGAGTCAAGATAACATCAAAGAATATCCCAAAATTTCGCTCATGATTATGGCATTACTCAATCATGATGTGGATGCAATTATCATGAATGTAAATATCTTTAAGTATCTTACCATTAATAAAGTTATTAATTTTCAAACTGTAGGCCCTCCTATTGTTCTAGGAAATGGCTATGGACTCATCACACTCCCCAAAAATGCCGCTCTAATTGACAGAATCAATAAGGTGCTATTACAAATAGAAAATGATGGGACCTACGAAGCCATTTATAATAAATATTTCGGCTCTAATTTGTAG
- the polA gene encoding DNA polymerase I produces the protein MTSPLILIDGSSYFFRAFHALPPLTNSKGQPTGAIYGVANMIKKLIKDYQPEELAVVFDAKGKTFRDEWYPEYKAHRPPMPHDLSIQFAPLIQLLEAMGLPILIIDGVEADDVIGTLAKQATEQGIPVVISTGDKDMAQLVNEHITLINTMSNTTMDIEGVQTKFGIKPEQVIDYLTLIGDTVDNIPGVSKCGPKTAVKWLTEYQNLDNLIQNADAIGGKIGENLRASIPQLPLSKKLVTIKTDVELPLTWGELKPNPVNKEQLIELTRLFEFKNWLKELLGEEGNFSSNKPGISSIPFDIITTNQQLDHLLNQLEQCQAFCIDTETTSIDIMLAEIVGISLAIEEGKAVYIPFTHTDGTVQLIREEVLTALKPVLENPQIKKIGQNLKYDYAVLKNHGITLKGIRYDTMLESYVLNSGAGRHDMDSLALKYLGHKAISYEEVAGKGAKQLRFDQIPVEKAAAYAAEDAEITLQLHNKLFPLIPESVQSVFNDIEMPLVTVLADMERLGVLIDSVTLEQHGNRLKERIYALEQEALQLAGKPFNLNSPKQLQEILFESHKLPVIAKTPTGQPSTAESVLQELAYDYRLAAVILEYRSLTKLVSTYIDTLPKKINPQTHRVHTSYNQAVTATGRLSSSEPNLQNIPIRSEEGRLIRTAFIAPDNCLILAADYSQIELRIMAHLSQDENLLKAFAQGWDIHAATASEIFQTPLEEVSSEQRRRAKAVNFGLIYGMSAFGLAKQIGVERQDAQYYIDTYFQRYPKVLEYMNRTRQQAHQLGYVETLFGRRLYLPEINTRNMVRQKAAERTAINAPMQGTAADIIKKAMISIAKWQNEQKNPSAKMIMQVHDELVFEVNKEEVEPCQKRVRELMEHAVTLSVPLVVSIGTGTNWDAAH, from the coding sequence CTTTGACTAACTCAAAAGGGCAACCCACAGGGGCCATCTATGGGGTAGCCAATATGATTAAAAAGCTCATTAAAGATTATCAGCCGGAAGAATTAGCCGTAGTCTTTGATGCCAAGGGGAAAACATTCAGGGATGAATGGTATCCAGAATATAAGGCTCATAGGCCGCCCATGCCTCATGACTTAAGCATCCAATTTGCACCCTTAATCCAGTTATTGGAAGCCATGGGGCTTCCCATACTGATTATCGATGGCGTTGAAGCAGATGATGTGATAGGAACCTTAGCAAAACAAGCCACAGAACAAGGAATCCCAGTTGTCATTTCTACTGGGGATAAAGATATGGCCCAGCTGGTTAATGAACATATTACGCTAATCAATACGATGAGCAACACCACCATGGATATTGAAGGAGTCCAAACCAAATTTGGCATTAAACCAGAACAAGTAATTGATTATCTTACTCTAATTGGCGATACCGTCGATAATATTCCTGGAGTTAGCAAATGTGGGCCCAAAACAGCTGTCAAATGGCTTACTGAATATCAAAATCTGGATAACCTAATTCAAAACGCAGACGCAATTGGCGGTAAAATTGGCGAGAATTTACGAGCAAGTATTCCACAACTCCCCTTATCCAAAAAGTTAGTCACGATCAAAACCGATGTTGAGCTACCTCTAACTTGGGGTGAATTAAAACCTAATCCAGTGAATAAAGAGCAGCTTATTGAATTAACGCGCCTATTTGAATTCAAAAACTGGCTAAAAGAACTCCTTGGTGAAGAGGGCAATTTCTCCTCGAACAAACCAGGTATCTCCAGTATACCCTTTGACATCATCACAACGAACCAGCAACTCGATCATTTGCTCAATCAACTGGAACAATGCCAAGCATTTTGTATCGATACCGAAACAACCAGCATTGACATTATGTTGGCCGAGATCGTTGGCATTTCTTTAGCGATTGAGGAGGGAAAAGCGGTTTATATCCCGTTTACTCATACAGATGGAACAGTTCAATTAATTCGTGAAGAAGTATTAACCGCTTTAAAACCTGTTTTAGAAAATCCGCAAATAAAAAAAATTGGTCAGAACCTCAAATACGATTATGCGGTGTTGAAAAATCATGGCATTACTTTAAAAGGCATACGTTACGACACGATGTTAGAGTCTTACGTACTCAACAGCGGTGCCGGGCGTCATGATATGGATTCATTAGCCTTAAAATATCTAGGGCATAAAGCAATAAGTTATGAAGAAGTTGCTGGTAAAGGAGCAAAACAATTACGTTTTGATCAAATTCCAGTGGAAAAAGCAGCAGCTTACGCAGCAGAAGATGCAGAAATAACCTTGCAGTTGCACAATAAACTCTTTCCGTTGATCCCGGAATCAGTGCAAAGTGTATTCAATGACATCGAAATGCCATTAGTCACGGTACTTGCCGATATGGAACGATTGGGAGTGCTCATAGACTCCGTGACCTTGGAGCAACATGGGAACCGTTTGAAAGAGCGGATCTATGCCTTAGAACAAGAAGCATTACAACTGGCAGGCAAACCTTTTAATTTGAACTCTCCCAAACAATTACAAGAAATTCTCTTTGAGTCCCATAAACTGCCTGTAATCGCAAAAACACCAACTGGACAACCTTCCACAGCAGAGTCTGTATTACAAGAGCTGGCTTATGATTATCGTCTTGCTGCGGTAATCCTTGAATACCGCAGTCTTACTAAGCTGGTTTCTACCTACATTGACACGTTGCCTAAAAAAATTAATCCACAAACTCATAGAGTGCACACATCCTATAACCAGGCGGTTACTGCTACAGGTAGACTTTCCTCAAGTGAACCCAACTTGCAAAATATTCCAATACGAAGTGAAGAGGGGCGTCTGATTCGTACCGCATTTATCGCTCCCGATAATTGCCTTATCCTGGCAGCAGATTATTCTCAAATCGAGTTGCGAATCATGGCTCATTTATCGCAGGATGAAAATTTACTAAAAGCCTTTGCCCAAGGTTGGGATATTCATGCAGCAACAGCCAGCGAAATTTTTCAAACGCCCTTAGAAGAAGTGAGCAGTGAACAACGTCGCAGAGCAAAAGCAGTCAATTTTGGCTTGATTTATGGAATGTCTGCCTTTGGCCTGGCAAAACAAATTGGGGTGGAACGGCAGGATGCGCAATATTACATCGATACTTATTTCCAGCGTTATCCCAAAGTTTTAGAATACATGAACCGAACCCGTCAACAGGCTCATCAGCTCGGTTATGTAGAGACCTTATTCGGCAGACGTTTGTACCTACCTGAAATTAATACACGCAATATGGTACGCCAAAAAGCAGCTGAACGAACTGCAATTAATGCGCCGATGCAAGGTACTGCAGCAGACATTATTAAAAAAGCCATGATATCCATAGCTAAATGGCAAAATGAGCAAAAAAATCCATCTGCCAAAATGATTATGCAAGTCCATGATGAATTGGTTTTTGAAGTCAATAAAGAAGAGGTAGAGCCCTGCCAAAAAAGAGTTCGCGAATTGATGGAACATGCGGTGACACTGTCCGTTCCTCTTGTAGTCTCTATTGGTACAGGGACTAATTGGGATGCCGCCCATTAA
- a CDS encoding sensor histidine kinase, with the protein MLSNLINNSIKHHHRKKGTITIEVDSWESFYQFTIEDDGPGIEPEFFDKIFIVFQTLKSRDELESTGVGLSIVKKIVESQGGKVMVESQVGHGTAISFTWPKQIRKKNSD; encoded by the coding sequence GTGTTGTCCAATTTGATAAATAATAGCATCAAACATCACCATCGAAAAAAGGGCACAATTACAATCGAGGTCGATTCATGGGAGTCATTTTATCAGTTTACGATCGAAGATGATGGCCCAGGCATTGAGCCTGAATTTTTTGATAAAATTTTTATCGTTTTTCAAACACTTAAATCAAGAGATGAATTGGAGTCCACCGGTGTTGGCTTGAGTATTGTGAAAAAAATTGTTGAATCTCAGGGAGGCAAAGTGATGGTGGAATCTCAAGTAGGCCATGGAACGGCGATCTCATTTACTTGGCCTAAGCAAATCAGGAAAAAAAATAGTGATTAG
- a CDS encoding response regulator, giving the protein MYQLDKSIHFMLIDDDVIDIKDVQRTFKKNNIDNPLHIATNGLEALNKLLGLNGEKKIMPTPQIIILDINMPKMNGIEFMKNIRANKQLKSLLIFIFTTSNSEKDKMEAYNLNVAGYIVKPFQVSQFMEIISSLHHYWNLLEFPKDKSKD; this is encoded by the coding sequence ATGTATCAATTAGATAAATCAATTCATTTCATGCTCATTGACGATGATGTAATTGATATCAAAGACGTGCAAAGAACCTTTAAAAAAAATAATATTGATAATCCCCTTCATATTGCAACTAACGGATTAGAAGCATTAAACAAATTATTGGGGCTAAATGGCGAGAAAAAGATTATGCCCACCCCCCAAATTATTATCCTGGACATCAATATGCCTAAAATGAATGGCATAGAATTTATGAAAAATATCCGTGCCAATAAACAATTAAAATCACTGCTGATTTTTATTTTTACTACATCAAATAGTGAGAAAGATAAAATGGAGGCATACAACTTAAATGTGGCTGGCTATATTGTAAAACCTTTTCAGGTGTCACAATTTATGGAAATAATTTCATCATTACATCATTATTGGAATCTGCTTGAATTTCCTAAAGATAAGAGCAAGGACTAA
- a CDS encoding YaiI/YqxD family protein encodes MHIWVDADACPKVIKEILFRAAVRTQTSLTLVANSFLTYPNSPFIRAVQVTKGFDSADQYITEHLKPFDLVITADIPLAAEVIAKKGLAINPRGEEYTENSIKQRLNLRDMHEQLRATGNYSGGPAALSIKEKTAFANALDRCLAKKVPK; translated from the coding sequence ATGCATATCTGGGTAGATGCCGATGCGTGCCCCAAAGTAATTAAGGAAATTTTATTCCGTGCCGCAGTCCGTACACAAACGTCACTCACTTTAGTGGCGAACTCCTTTCTTACCTATCCTAACTCTCCGTTCATCCGCGCTGTGCAGGTCACTAAGGGGTTTGATAGTGCAGATCAGTATATTACTGAACATTTAAAACCATTTGACCTGGTGATTACCGCCGACATCCCTTTAGCAGCAGAAGTTATTGCCAAAAAAGGATTAGCAATTAATCCACGTGGCGAGGAATATACTGAAAACTCCATCAAACAACGGTTAAATTTAAGAGATATGCACGAACAATTACGTGCAACAGGAAATTATTCCGGTGGCCCTGCTGCATTAAGCATCAAAGAAAAAACTGCTTTTGCTAATGCCTTGGATAGATGTTTGGCAAAGAAAGTACCCAAATAA
- a CDS encoding aminoglycoside phosphotransferase family protein: MTVPIDVSLVHRLIQSQFPQWSALSIQPVEFSGWDNRTFHLGSDMTVRLPSDAFYALQVEKEQRWLPYLASHLSLPIPIPLAKGEPAVDYPWPWSIYRWIKGQTASIARIDEMNRFAADLAQFLLQLQGINASGGPVAGEHSFYRGGALSTYDAETQEAIKILRHQVDSGTLSAIWSEALSEAWRSAPVWVHGDIAPGNLLVKEGRLCAVIDFGQLAVGDPACDLVIAWTFFKAESRQVFRKTLQLDKATWARARGWALWKALIVCARLPGTNPEDIEKSWKVIDELIADYNLQ; encoded by the coding sequence ATGACCGTACCTATCGATGTTTCACTTGTACACAGACTGATTCAGTCACAATTCCCACAATGGTCTGCTTTATCCATTCAGCCTGTAGAATTCAGTGGCTGGGACAATAGAACCTTTCATCTTGGCAGCGACATGACAGTTCGCCTTCCAAGTGATGCATTTTATGCGCTCCAAGTAGAAAAAGAGCAGCGTTGGTTACCCTATCTTGCATCCCATTTGTCTTTGCCAATCCCAATCCCTTTAGCAAAGGGTGAACCTGCAGTGGACTATCCCTGGCCTTGGTCGATTTACCGCTGGATCAAGGGACAAACCGCCTCCATTGCGCGTATTGATGAAATGAATCGATTTGCTGCTGATTTAGCTCAATTTTTGCTGCAATTACAAGGGATTAACGCGAGTGGTGGTCCAGTAGCAGGCGAACACAGTTTTTACCGCGGAGGAGCACTGTCAACGTATGATGCCGAGACACAAGAGGCAATTAAAATTTTGCGTCACCAAGTAGATAGTGGGACTCTTTCTGCAATCTGGTCTGAGGCACTGAGTGAGGCATGGCGCTCTGCTCCTGTGTGGGTTCATGGTGATATTGCCCCAGGCAATTTATTAGTCAAAGAAGGACGTCTGTGTGCGGTAATTGATTTTGGTCAATTAGCAGTCGGTGATCCTGCATGTGACCTGGTGATTGCTTGGACCTTTTTCAAAGCTGAGAGTCGTCAAGTTTTTCGTAAAACGCTGCAACTCGATAAAGCAACATGGGCGCGTGCTCGCGGATGGGCGCTATGGAAAGCGCTTATTGTCTGTGCAAGATTACCTGGGACTAATCCAGAGGACATTGAAAAGTCATGGAAAGTAATTGACGAGTTAATTGCGGATTATAATTTACAGTAA
- a CDS encoding HAD-IG family 5'-nucleotidase has translation MNEHKVYVNRILNMKKIKLIGLDMDHTLIRYNSENFESLVYQLVKEQLVEVKHYPEQIKKLNFNYHDAIRGLVIDSKNGNILKLSRYGAIRQSYHGTKQIDFVEQQNIYRSIYVDLGDPNYMAIDTAFSIAFCVLYGQLVDLKDSLYPEQIPSYQTIAQDVQFCVDKVHSDGSLKTIISKNLPTYVIKERALVEGLKHFIHHGKKIFILTNSDYSYTKLLLEYAINPFLKKGESWINLFEFVITLANKPRFFYDNLRFLSINPVNGTMTNMSGSIVPGVYQGGNAKKFTEDLRVRGDEILYIGDHIYGDILRLKKDCNWRTALVVEELGEEIAAQARAMPVEKKISEAMNVKKELEKQYVNLYTKMIDESSNQYSHEIQELQAQISKIDAQLTKLLKEQQTYFNPKWERIFRAGAEESYFAYQVDRFACIYMEKLSDLLEHSPATYFRANRRLLAHDVEV, from the coding sequence ATGAATGAACATAAAGTTTATGTAAATCGAATTCTAAATATGAAAAAAATCAAGTTAATTGGTCTGGATATGGACCATACCTTGATTCGTTATAACTCGGAGAATTTTGAGTCCTTGGTTTATCAGCTCGTCAAAGAACAATTGGTCGAGGTAAAACATTATCCTGAACAAATTAAAAAATTAAATTTTAATTACCATGATGCAATTCGTGGTTTAGTCATTGATAGCAAGAACGGCAACATCTTGAAATTGAGTCGTTATGGTGCCATTCGACAAAGTTATCATGGCACCAAACAGATTGATTTTGTCGAGCAACAGAACATTTATCGCAGTATCTATGTTGATTTAGGTGATCCAAATTATATGGCAATCGACACCGCTTTTTCGATCGCTTTCTGTGTTTTGTATGGCCAATTAGTTGATTTGAAAGACAGCCTATATCCTGAGCAAATTCCTAGTTATCAAACCATAGCTCAAGACGTACAATTTTGTGTGGATAAAGTACATTCGGATGGCAGTTTAAAAACAATCATTAGTAAAAATTTGCCTACTTATGTGATTAAAGAGCGTGCATTAGTCGAGGGTTTGAAACATTTTATCCATCATGGGAAAAAAATTTTTATTCTTACCAATTCCGACTATTCCTATACCAAACTCTTACTAGAATATGCGATTAACCCCTTTTTAAAAAAGGGTGAGAGTTGGATCAATTTATTTGAATTTGTCATTACATTAGCGAATAAACCCCGTTTTTTTTATGATAATCTCCGTTTTTTGTCGATTAATCCTGTGAATGGGACCATGACTAATATGAGCGGGTCTATCGTTCCAGGGGTTTATCAAGGGGGCAATGCCAAAAAATTTACTGAAGATTTGCGTGTCCGTGGCGATGAAATTCTTTATATTGGGGATCATATCTATGGTGATATTTTACGATTAAAGAAAGACTGCAATTGGCGTACTGCTTTGGTTGTTGAAGAGCTTGGAGAGGAAATTGCGGCGCAAGCAAGGGCGATGCCGGTAGAGAAAAAAATTAGCGAAGCCATGAATGTAAAGAAAGAACTAGAAAAGCAATATGTCAATCTATACACCAAAATGATTGATGAAAGTTCAAACCAATACAGCCATGAAATTCAAGAACTGCAAGCGCAAATCAGTAAAATTGATGCACAACTTACAAAATTGTTAAAGGAACAACAAACCTATTTTAATCCAAAATGGGAACGTATTTTTCGCGCGGGAGCAGAGGAAAGTTATTTTGCATACCAAGTCGATCGCTTTGCTTGTATTTATATGGAAAAACTATCGGATTTGTTGGAGCATTCTCCGGCAACTTATTTTCGTGCGAATCGACGTTTATTGGCGCATGATGTTGAGGTATAG
- the rlmB gene encoding 23S rRNA (guanosine(2251)-2'-O)-methyltransferase RlmB codes for MSEQYVYGVHAVSALLANPHRVTKKLYISEDRADLRLQDLINKAMQMGVCIEKLSMQKMNQRFADFTHQGIVATASALPDYNESHLLALLESSKQPVLILILDGVTDPHNLGACLRTADATGVDFVVIPKDKSASITPVVSKVACGAAESIPVVRVTNLVRSMNLLKEHGVWIYGAAGEATSSLYQTDCTGNIAMVMGAEGEGLRRLTREHCDGLFSLPMLGSVSSLNVSVATGVSLYEIVRQRKGSGS; via the coding sequence ATGAGTGAGCAGTATGTTTATGGGGTACACGCGGTTTCTGCTTTGTTAGCCAATCCACATCGAGTGACTAAAAAACTCTATATCAGTGAAGACCGTGCGGACCTGCGCTTGCAGGACCTCATTAATAAAGCCATGCAAATGGGTGTCTGCATTGAAAAATTGAGTATGCAAAAAATGAATCAGCGCTTTGCAGACTTTACTCACCAAGGTATTGTGGCAACGGCTTCTGCGTTACCCGATTATAATGAATCTCATTTGCTTGCCTTATTGGAGTCCAGTAAACAGCCTGTTTTGATTCTTATTTTGGATGGGGTCACTGATCCACATAATTTGGGAGCATGTTTGCGTACCGCAGATGCAACCGGAGTTGATTTTGTCGTGATACCCAAAGACAAAAGTGCCAGTATTACTCCTGTGGTAAGTAAGGTTGCCTGTGGTGCAGCCGAGTCAATCCCTGTAGTCAGAGTGACTAATTTGGTCCGTAGCATGAACCTTTTAAAGGAACATGGGGTTTGGATTTATGGTGCCGCGGGTGAGGCAACCAGTTCGCTTTATCAAACAGACTGCACTGGGAATATCGCAATGGTTATGGGTGCTGAAGGCGAAGGGCTACGTCGGTTGACGCGTGAGCACTGTGACGGTTTGTTCTCTTTGCCCATGTTAGGCAGTGTATCCAGTTTGAATGTTTCTGTAGCCACTGGTGTTTCTTTATATGAAATTGTAAGGCAAAGAAAAGGGAGCGGTTCTTAA
- a CDS encoding response regulator — protein METHKNAVDILYIEDDVVDVEGVKRIFKKVKESCAIEVASNGEEALNKLLGLYGQEKIHPKVILLDINVPKVNGIDLLKIIRKDPSLAFTEVFILTNAYTKEDKLAIKDLNVRGQIIKPLEYGDALNIYWATHHT, from the coding sequence ATGGAAACTCACAAAAACGCCGTTGATATTCTGTATATCGAGGATGATGTCGTAGATGTCGAGGGTGTAAAGCGCATATTTAAAAAAGTTAAAGAATCTTGTGCGATTGAAGTGGCTTCCAATGGTGAAGAAGCACTTAACAAATTATTGGGACTTTATGGACAAGAAAAAATCCATCCCAAGGTGATACTTCTTGATATTAATGTACCCAAAGTAAACGGTATCGATTTGCTAAAAATTATTCGAAAGGATCCCTCATTAGCATTTACAGAAGTTTTTATTTTGACAAATGCGTATACTAAGGAAGATAAGCTAGCAATTAAAGATTTAAATGTGAGAGGGCAAATTATTAAACCTTTGGAATATGGTGATGCGTTGAATATATATTGGGCAACGCACCATACATAA
- the rnr gene encoding ribonuclease R produces the protein MSKKTKDPFYKRESEKYSDPVPSREFIMDVLNEYGKPMSRNQLFDRLQIKDERKQESMGFRLKAMLRDGQIMQDRRGRFCLMQRINLSRGTVQGHPDGFGFFIPDDGSEDMFLSAKEMRAVMHGDVVLAYQVGVDRKGRPEAKIHEVIEHANATIVGRFFTDHGVSFVLPDSKHLTQDISIPQELVNGAKNDQIVLVELIAFPSKRTQAIGKVIHVLGEHMAPGMEIQVALYAHGIPFEWPEDVSTEVAKIPQHVTEEQIKDRTDLRGLPFVTIDGEDAKDFDDAVYCYKKPKGGFQLYVAIADVSNYVMHDSALDKEAARRGNSVYFPGKVIPMLPEALSNGLCSLNPHVDRLCMVAEMAISSEGKISRSRFYRAVIHSHARLTYTQVGSWLEQDAADEQHASLWPTLQSLHDLYHVLLVTRKLRGAMDFETTETRIEFDENKKIQCIVPVIRNDAHKLIEECMLAANVATARFLEKAEIPTLYRVHAAPEEDKITALRQFLGELGLQLSGGKKPGPKDFQRTMNAIEGRPDKHLIETVMLRSLKQAHYVEANEGHFGLAYSAYTHFTSPIRRYPDLLIHRAIGHLLDKKPIYEFDYTHEDMNRLGKHASMTERRADEATREVVAWLKCEYMQDKLGQVFNGRISAVTGFGIFVELDEIYVEGLVHVTSLKNDYYTFDSVKHRLIGTRGGQVYRLGDKMTVLVARVDLDERKIDFEPVEETTES, from the coding sequence GTGAGCAAAAAAACAAAAGATCCCTTTTATAAACGGGAAAGTGAAAAATACTCCGATCCTGTTCCCAGCCGCGAATTCATTATGGACGTTCTTAATGAATACGGTAAGCCTATGTCGCGCAATCAATTATTCGATAGATTACAAATAAAAGATGAACGCAAACAAGAGTCCATGGGATTTAGACTCAAAGCAATGTTGCGCGATGGACAAATTATGCAAGACCGGCGCGGGCGATTTTGTTTAATGCAACGAATTAACCTATCGCGCGGCACCGTTCAGGGGCATCCAGATGGTTTTGGCTTTTTTATCCCTGATGACGGATCGGAAGATATGTTTTTGTCTGCTAAAGAAATGCGGGCGGTCATGCATGGAGACGTGGTCCTTGCCTATCAGGTTGGCGTCGATCGTAAAGGCAGGCCTGAGGCGAAGATCCACGAAGTGATTGAGCATGCTAATGCGACTATTGTGGGTAGGTTTTTTACAGATCATGGTGTGAGTTTCGTCTTGCCGGATAGCAAACATTTAACTCAGGATATTTCTATTCCGCAAGAACTGGTGAATGGGGCAAAAAATGATCAAATTGTTTTGGTCGAATTAATTGCCTTTCCAAGTAAACGAACCCAAGCTATAGGCAAAGTAATCCATGTCTTGGGCGAGCATATGGCTCCCGGTATGGAAATTCAAGTCGCACTTTATGCTCACGGAATTCCTTTTGAATGGCCGGAGGATGTTAGCACTGAAGTAGCGAAAATCCCACAGCATGTCACCGAAGAACAAATTAAGGATCGTACTGATTTGCGTGGGCTGCCCTTTGTGACGATTGATGGTGAAGATGCTAAAGATTTTGATGATGCAGTTTATTGTTATAAAAAGCCCAAAGGCGGTTTCCAATTATATGTCGCAATCGCTGATGTCAGCAATTATGTAATGCACGATTCGGCATTGGATAAAGAAGCAGCGCGCCGTGGTAACTCGGTTTATTTCCCTGGCAAAGTAATTCCCATGTTACCGGAAGCTTTATCCAATGGTTTATGTTCGCTAAATCCTCATGTCGACCGGCTGTGTATGGTTGCTGAAATGGCGATCAGTAGTGAAGGTAAAATATCGCGCTCTCGTTTTTATCGCGCCGTCATTCATTCACATGCTCGATTAACTTATACCCAAGTGGGCTCTTGGCTTGAGCAGGACGCTGCGGATGAACAACATGCCTCTTTATGGCCTACATTGCAGTCTCTTCATGATTTGTATCATGTTTTATTAGTTACCCGCAAACTTCGCGGCGCTATGGATTTCGAAACCACGGAAACGCGCATCGAATTTGATGAAAATAAAAAAATTCAATGTATCGTTCCAGTGATTCGCAATGATGCCCATAAATTGATTGAAGAATGTATGTTGGCCGCGAATGTTGCCACCGCACGATTTTTAGAAAAAGCTGAAATCCCTACACTTTATCGAGTGCATGCGGCGCCAGAAGAAGACAAAATTACCGCCTTAAGACAGTTTTTAGGTGAGTTGGGATTGCAACTGAGTGGTGGAAAAAAACCTGGGCCTAAAGATTTTCAGCGTACTATGAATGCCATTGAGGGTCGACCGGACAAACATCTGATTGAAACGGTAATGCTTCGTTCTCTGAAACAAGCACACTATGTTGAGGCGAATGAAGGACATTTTGGTCTGGCTTATTCTGCCTACACTCATTTTACTTCACCCATCAGACGTTATCCGGATTTGTTAATTCATCGCGCCATTGGTCATTTATTGGATAAGAAGCCAATTTATGAGTTTGATTATACCCATGAGGATATGAATCGCTTAGGTAAACATGCTTCGATGACCGAACGACGCGCTGATGAGGCGACCCGCGAAGTAGTTGCTTGGTTAAAATGTGAGTACATGCAAGATAAATTGGGGCAAGTATTCAATGGGCGAATTTCTGCAGTAACAGGTTTTGGAATTTTCGTAGAACTTGATGAAATTTATGTTGAAGGTCTGGTCCATGTGACTTCTTTAAAAAATGATTATTATACATTTGATTCTGTAAAGCATCGCCTAATTGGAACACGAGGTGGACAGGTGTATCGTTTGGGAGACAAGATGACGGTATTAGTCGCCCGTGTGGATTTGGATGAGCGTAAAATTGATTTTGAGCCAGTAGAGGAAACCACAGAGTCATGA